A region of the Longimicrobiales bacterium genome:
CGAGATCGTCGGCGTGATGGCGCCGCTCGAGGAGCTGCCCGAGCAGGTCCCGCCCACCCTGCAGCCCGATGTCTGGCTGCCGCTGCAGCTCAACCTGTCCGGCCAGTTCTGGAACAGCCACATGGAGTTCCGCACGATCGCCCGGCTCGCGGCCGGCGCAACGCCGGAGGACGCATCACGCGAGCTGGCCGGATTCAATCCGCGCCTCATCGAGACCTTCCCGGATGCGTACAGCCGCGGCTTCATGGACCGCTATGCATTCCGTCCGCATGCCGTCCAGCTCAAGGACGCAGTCACGGGCGACGTCGCCCGCAACCTCTGGATCCTCCTTGCGGCCGTCGGCCTCGTCCTGCTCATCGCGTTCGGCAACGTGGCGAACCTGTTCCTGGTGCGCGCCGAGACCCGGCGTCGTGAGATCGCGCTGCGCAATGCCCTTGGTGCGGGTCGCCTGGACGTGCTGCGTCACCTGCTTTCGGAAAGCCTGGTGCTGGCCGGTGCCGGTGCGCTGCTCGGGGTGCTCTTCGCGCACTGGGTGGTGCGGTGGGTCGCCGCAGCAGCGCCCACCGGTATTCCGCGACTCGGTGCGGCAGGGCTCGACGCGGGCGTCGTGCTGTTCGCGGCGGTGCTCGCACTCGTATCTGCTGGCGTGCTCGCGCTGCTCGCGCACGCGCACCAGGCCGGCGGTGTGCGCAGCTTCAGCGCGCTCACGGAGGGAGGCCGCTCCGCAACGGTCGGGCGCGAGCGCCAGCGGGTCCGTGGGGCGCTCATCATCGGACAGGTCGGCTTCGCGCTCGCACTGCTCGTCGGCGCCGGTCTGCTGCTCGAAAGCTTCGAGCGACTGCGTCGGGTGGATCCCGGCGTGAGGCCGCAGGGGGTGCTTACCGTTTCCCTGCCCTTTTCCCCGCGGCACGACTCCTACGAAAGCCGGTGGGCATTCACCCAGGCCGTGCTCGAGCGGGTGCGTGCGCTGCCGGGGGTGGTCAGTGCCGGCATCGGGGCCGTACCACTGAGCGACAGCTACGGCTGCACGGTCCAGGCGTTCACGGACGCCGAGGTGATGCAGCGCATCAACGATTCACAGGGTACACTGTGCGCGGGGCAGAGCTCCGCAAGCGACGGCTATTTCGAGACGCTCGGCATTCCCGTTCTGGCCGGCCGCGCGCTGACCCCGCTCGATCACGCCGACCCGGATCGGGGTTCGGTCGTCGTGAGTCGCGCGTTCGCGGACAAGTTCTGGCCCGGTGAGGACGTGATCGGCAAGCAGGTTGCCCCGCAGGGTCGATCGGAGGGGCCGTACTACACGATCGTCGGCGTCGTGGGCGATGTGCACGAGTCGCTGAGCGAGCCGCCTGCAGTCGCGATCTATTACCCGCTCGTGCCGATCACGGGCACCGGCGGCCTGTACAGCAGCGGGGCGCTGATCATCCGGACGTCCAGCGACGACCCGCTCTCGTACTTTCCGGCCATCCGCGCCGCAGCGCTCGAGGTCGATCCTGCGATCCCGCTGGCCAACCCGCGCGTCATGAACCGGATCATCGCCGAGTCCATGAGCGGGCTGTCCTTCACGATGATCCTGCTCGGCAGCGCGGCCGTCGCAGCACTGCTGCTTGCAGCGGTGGGTCTGTACGGCGTGCTCGGCTACCTGGTGCAGCGGCGCACCAGCGAGATCGGTGTGCGCATTGCGCTCGGCGCGCGACCCGCACAGGTCGAACGCATGATCGTGGGTGGATCGCTGCGCCTGGTGCTCGCGGGCATCGCGCTCGGCGTCGCGATCGCCTTCGTTGCCGGCCGGCTGCTCGAGAGCATGCTGTTCGGTGTGGCACCGACGCAGCCATCAGCGTACCTCGTGGCCATCGCAGTGCTGGCACTCGTTGCAGTAGCGGCGAGCTGGATTCCGGCACGTCGTGCCGCCCACGTCGAGCCGGTCACCGCACTGCGCGCCGAGTAGGCGCGCTGCCGCCATGCAGGCTATGTTGCGGGCAGGCCGCTCTGAATCGACCGATCGAGGGAAACACCGGATGCCTGTTCGCCACCTGCTGCTGATCGCGGTTGCATGCCTGGCAGGCTGTACCGCAGCCACATCGCCGTCATCGTCGCCCGCGCAACCCGCTGTCGACGAGACGCGCGTCCGGATGCTGCTGACGTCACTCGCGCACGACAGCATGCAGGGACGCCGCGCCGGCACGGAGAGCGCCGCGCAGGCTGCCCGGTTCATCGCACAGCACATGCAGGAGATCGGGCTCACGCCGGCGGGCGACAGCGGCTACCACCAGTGGGTGCATGCCGCGCGCGTCGAGCGGAACGGGCGGCGTCGCATGGTCCTCGTCCCGGATGCTGCAGCGCTGGACACTGTCGGCACCGCCGATCACGTTTACGACGCCAACGTCGTCGGCATGATCCCCGGGGCCGACCCTGCACTGCGCGCTGAGGCCGTGGTCGTCGGGGCGCACTTCGATCACATCGGCATCATTGCACCGGTCGATGGCGATTCCATCGCCAACGGTGCGGATGACGACGCGTCGGGCGTGGTCGCCGTGCTCGAGATCGCGCGGGCGCTGCGCGCCGGCCCCGCGCCGAAGCGTACGGTCGTCTTCGTCGCGTTCGCAGGCGAGGAGGGCGGCGGGATCGGGTCGCGCGAGTACCTGGCAGATCCGGTGATTCCGCTGGAGCAGACGGTCGCGCAGTTCCAGATCGAGATGATCGGCCGCCCGGACTCGCTTGCGGGTGGACCGGGAAAGACCTGGTTGACCGGCTACGAGCGCTCCACCATGGGTGCCATGCTCGCCGACGCGGGCATCGCGATCGTGCAGGACCCGCGACCCGATCAGCGCTTCTTCATGCGCAGCGACAACTACGCGTTCGCCCGAGCCGGCATCCCCGCACACACGCTGTCGTCGTTCAACATGCACACGGATTACCACCGGGTGAGCGATGAAGTCGAGCACATCGATTTCGCGCACATGACCGCGGTGATCGAAGAGGCCATCCGCGCGGTCCGGATCCTGACGGACGGACCCCGACCGGAGTGGCTGCCCGGCATGCGACCGGAGTGAACGCGTGGTGTAACCGGCGTGACGGCGTGGCGTGACCGGAGCTGCTGCGTGGTGTGACCGGAGCTGCTGCTTGGTGTGACCGGAGTGACTGCGCGGCGTGACCGGAGCTGCCGCGGTGTTCAGGCCCGCCGTGCTTCCGCGAGCAGCGCTTCTTCCGCCATTCGCGCCAGCACCGCCTCCTCCAGCGTTTCGATCTCGCCCACGAGCAGATCGGTGAACGGATACTGCGCGCGCTCCAGTGCGGCGCGCGCAATCACCGGGAGCGTGTCTGCATGGGTGACGCCGTACAGGGCGGCATGCACCTCGGCGAACGTGTCCGGCGGCCGGGGCGCGAAACGCAACCCGGTGTGCGGCCTCTGCAGACGCTCGCCCAGCAGGTTCGTCAGCAGGGCAGCCCCGTGGAGCGGTTCTGTACCCGCCTCGATCTGCTGTTTCCACTGCACGACCAGGTCGCGCATGGACACGCCGAGCACACAGAGACCATCGTGGGTCGCTCGCACGGTTCCGGTACCAGTGCCGTCGGCCTC
Encoded here:
- a CDS encoding ABC transporter permease: MHLLHDARLALRSLRRSPLFTMAAVLTLGLGIGATVAIYSVVKRVVIEPMPYPDGERLVRLYSETTEGTWGLSRAQWVLYRDAARTIEELAGYDFGQVTLQGAAGPERAGVWSGTASLFRMLGSSAVAGRLIDETDDDYGAPRVAVLSSGYWQRAYGSDPGVIGRTLMIDEEPVEIVGVMAPLEELPEQVPPTLQPDVWLPLQLNLSGQFWNSHMEFRTIARLAAGATPEDASRELAGFNPRLIETFPDAYSRGFMDRYAFRPHAVQLKDAVTGDVARNLWILLAAVGLVLLIAFGNVANLFLVRAETRRREIALRNALGAGRLDVLRHLLSESLVLAGAGALLGVLFAHWVVRWVAAAAPTGIPRLGAAGLDAGVVLFAAVLALVSAGVLALLAHAHQAGGVRSFSALTEGGRSATVGRERQRVRGALIIGQVGFALALLVGAGLLLESFERLRRVDPGVRPQGVLTVSLPFSPRHDSYESRWAFTQAVLERVRALPGVVSAGIGAVPLSDSYGCTVQAFTDAEVMQRINDSQGTLCAGQSSASDGYFETLGIPVLAGRALTPLDHADPDRGSVVVSRAFADKFWPGEDVIGKQVAPQGRSEGPYYTIVGVVGDVHESLSEPPAVAIYYPLVPITGTGGLYSSGALIIRTSSDDPLSYFPAIRAAALEVDPAIPLANPRVMNRIIAESMSGLSFTMILLGSAAVAALLLAAVGLYGVLGYLVQRRTSEIGVRIALGARPAQVERMIVGGSLRLVLAGIALGVAIAFVAGRLLESMLFGVAPTQPSAYLVAIAVLALVAVAASWIPARRAAHVEPVTALRAE
- a CDS encoding M20/M25/M40 family metallo-hydrolase, with the translated sequence MPVRHLLLIAVACLAGCTAATSPSSSPAQPAVDETRVRMLLTSLAHDSMQGRRAGTESAAQAARFIAQHMQEIGLTPAGDSGYHQWVHAARVERNGRRRMVLVPDAAALDTVGTADHVYDANVVGMIPGADPALRAEAVVVGAHFDHIGIIAPVDGDSIANGADDDASGVVAVLEIARALRAGPAPKRTVVFVAFAGEEGGGIGSREYLADPVIPLEQTVAQFQIEMIGRPDSLAGGPGKTWLTGYERSTMGAMLADAGIAIVQDPRPDQRFFMRSDNYAFARAGIPAHTLSSFNMHTDYHRVSDEVEHIDFAHMTAVIEEAIRAVRILTDGPRPEWLPGMRPE